The following proteins are encoded in a genomic region of Alnus glutinosa chromosome 8, dhAlnGlut1.1, whole genome shotgun sequence:
- the LOC133875726 gene encoding iron-sulfur cluster assembly protein 1 — protein MLRLASKRVLDAATRPAQVLPRLYHERVIEHYDKPLNVGSFDKNDPTVGTGLVGAPACGDVMKLQIRVDEETGKIVDARFKTFGCGSAIASSSVASEWVKGKQLEEVVTIKNTEIAKYLSLPPVKLHCSMLAEDAIKAAVKDYEAKRAKSNGSTTAEPAVKTAEA, from the exons ATGCTTAGGCTCGCATCGAAGAGGGTTCTAGACGCAGCGACACGGCCGGCCCAGGTGCTGCCGCGTCTCTACCACGAGAGGGTCATCGAGCACTACGACAAGCCCCTGAACGTCGGATCCTTCGACAAGAACGATCCGACGGTGGGCACGGGCCTGGTCGGCGCCCCCGCCTGTGGGGACGTCATGAAGCTCCAGATCAGGGTTGACGAGGAGACCGGGAAGATCGTCGACGCTCGCTTCAAGACCTTCGGTTGTGGCTCCGCGATTGCGTCCTCGTCCGTAG CTTCTGAATGGGTTAAGGGGAAGCAATTGGAGGAAGTTGTGACCATTAAAAACAC GGAAATTGCGAAGTATCTTTCTCTGCCACCAGTAAAGTTGCACTGCAGCATGCTTGCTGAGGATGCGATCAAGGCTGCTGTTAAAGATTATGAAGCTAAACGTGCCAAATCAAATGGCAGTACAACGGCAGAACCTGCAGTGAAGACCGCTGAAGCATGA